CAACAATTGTTCCGGTACGTTCATTGATGACAATTTTTGCGCTGTTATCCGGTGTGACCTGCATTCGGCTGATATCAGAAATAAATCGAGGCTTTGAAGTTGGATCGGCCAATGAGTCCGGAACGACAAGTTTGATGGTACTGGCATCAAGGGCGTAAGCAGTGGTTCCGTATTTAATATTGATTCGTTCGGCTATTCGGTTCGAGGTCGTCTGGTCTGCCGAGCGGAGCGAAAGATATATCTCTTTGCCGCTGCCAGCAGCGACGGGGACAGGAATTGTAACTTTTCCACCGCCGGGAACACGTCCGACCAGCGTATAATTATTGACGATTTTATTCCCTTCGTCGACCTGGACATTGAATCCGCCGATGGAAACTGGACCTTGCGCTGTGGCGTAAGAATTCCCGTCAGCTCCCGAGAGCGGGGTGAGAAGCAGAGTTCCTCCCTGCAAAGACGAGGCATCGCCGATTGATGACACGGTAATATCAAAATATGAACCGGCTGTCTGCTGACTTGAGACGCGAGCGGTGACCATGACGGCCGCAATATTTTTGACTTTAATTTTTGAGGCATCGACGGTCACACCCATTCTCTGCATCATATTCACCAGCGAGCGTGTGGTGAATTGAGTGCCGTTACCATCGCCGGTTCCATCAAGACCGATGACCAGACCGTAGCCAAGAATATCTACTTCCTGTTTGTCCTGAAAGTCACAGATATCTTTAATGCGAACCATTGAGGCATCGGCAGGCGAGAAAAAGGCCTGCATGAAGAGTAGCACGAGTACAAGTCCGAAAGGACAAACGAGTTTTGTATAGAGTGAAGTTATCATAATTTCTCCTAAAACAACCAATTGGCGAGGCGGACAAAAAACCCAGCGCGGCTTCCGGTGTTGGTCGCGCCTTTGCCATCGTAGTGGATTTCGGCATCGGCAATGAAATAAGACTCGACAGTATTCTCCGCGCTGATGTCTTCTGGGCGCACTATCCCTGAAAGGGTCAACGTCTCTTTGTCGCTCGAGATGCCCATTACACGAGTGCCTTCTATGACGAGGTCGCCGTTATTTTTGACGGCTGAAACAGTGACTGACATTCGCGCTCTGATATTTCCGGTGCGGAGGTTTTCCCCTTTTCCGTCATGCTTATTGTCAGCTTTCAAATCGGCTCCAAAGAGAGGTATGAAGTCAAGCGGGCCGATACCCGGACCGCCGGAGATCGAGGAACTGCTGCTCTTTTCAGATTTTGTTTCCACCTGATTCGAGGCTCGGTTCTGCTCGACTATGAGCACGGTGAGAATATCTCCCACCCGATGGGCCTTGATATCGGTAAAAAGTGATTGGCTTTTGCCAAAATCCTGACTTCGCAGTTTTAATGAAAATGGAAGCAGGAGCAGCAGCGCCAATATAATGAGTAGTCTTCGGAAGCTCATGGATAAAACCTCAATGTTTATTATTCTTTCAGGGAGTCACCACAACCGAGTGACTGTCTACAATTTTTGCGATTACAATTTTCCCTGAAGATGTATTCCGTACTTTTACTAAATCTCCTTTGAGACCTGACTGAAGAAGCTTCCCTTCTGTAGAGACACTGAATCCGGCGTTCTCAAAGACAATCGTCACTGCATCGCCGGTCTTAGCGGTTGGAATAGTTTCAAAGGCCTCGGCGGTAAGAATTTGTCCTCGATTGAGATTGCGCTTGCTTCGCATTCCAATAAACACATTGCCATTGGTCAGCGCGTTTTCCTGTAGTGTTGTCGTCTCGACTCGTTTCAGTTCATAGGCCGAGCTGTCAAGAATATCATTCTGGCGGATATGCCCGGTTGCAACCAGAGCCTTTGCGTAACGGCGAATGCGAATTTGGATTTGCGCCTGCTTTATTTTCCCCCCGGCCTCGGATAGAACGGCTTTGATCGACAAGAGTCCCAACGGTTCTTTTTGACTCATGGGTCTAATTGTCAGAGCTTCGGGTATTACTTCGCCTTCGTTTAGAGAATTGGTCAGGATTTCTATTTCGTAGCTGATCGGATCAAGCTGATAATAATCCATAATTCGCGCCTTGATTGCGTCCTCGACAGGCATAGCAAATCCGGGCTGAAGCATTAACAGCGCAAGACCAATACATCCTATATATGTTCTTGTTTTCATCGGCTTCCCTATCGCTTGAGATTGTTTGCTATCGATGACATATCGTCGGCCGTCTGAATTGCTTTTGAGTTCATCTCATACGCGCGCTGGGCGATAATCATATTGACCATTTCATCAACGACGCTCACATTTGAAATTTCGAGATAGCCTTGGTTGACCTCGCCTATCCCCCCTTGACCCGGGGTATTGGTAACCGGCGCGCCGGAAGCTCCGGTCTGTGTCATCAAGTTGCGGCCAATTGACGTCAAACCTGCGGGGTTAATGAAACGCGCAAGTTCGATGGAGCCGACTTGGGTGGTCTCGTCCTGTCCGAACTGCTGTACTTCGACAGTGCCATCGCGGCCAATCGAAACCGAAAGCGCGTCTTCAGGAAGCGATATTTCCGGAAGCAAGTAATAGCCATCCGAGGTGACAACCCGTCCATCGGCTGACATTTTGAAAGCGCCATCGCGGGTGTAGGCAGTCGAACCATCGGGCTGACGAACCTGAAAGAATCCGTCCCCTTCTATAGAGATATCGAGCGGGTTGCCGGTCAACTGCAAATCGCCAGTTGTGAATTGGCGCGTTGTAGCCGAGGGCTTGGTTCCGTACCCGATGGCGAGTCCGGCTGGAGCCTGGCTTCCCACTGCGGTGGCAGAACCGGCTCTCCGAAAATTTTGATAGAGAATGTCCTGAAACTCTATTTTACTTTTCTTGAAGCCGGTGGTGTTGACGTTGGCAAGGTTGTTGGCGATGTTATCAACATTCATTTGTTGGGCCGACATACCTGAGGCCGCTGTTCGCATTGCTTTAATCATTTTCTTATTCTCCTATATCCTTTTCATTCTGATTAGCAGGCGTGAAAATTTATCGAGCCACCTTTTGGAAGAGGTGGTCAAGCGAGGCATCCTGTTGTTGCAGGGCTTTCGCGTTTGCTTCGTATGTGCGGTAAGTGATAATCATATCGACCATCTCGCGGACGACATCGACATTGGCGGTTTCGAGATATCCCTGTTGGATAACCGTATTAGTGACTGGGGTTACTTCCACCCCCTTGGGCACTCCGAATAGCGCTCCGCCCAAACGTTCAAGTTTGTCGTGGTCTGTAACCGAAACCGGAACAATACGTGATACCGATGAACCATCGACTTCTATTTCTCCGGTTTGGCTGATGACAACTTTACCATCGCCGACCTGAATGGGACCACTTTCACTGGACAATCGAAATCCGCCGGGGTATGCCAAAAATCCGGCGCTGTCGACTTGGAATGTGCCTGATCGGGTTAGCGCAACTGAGCCATCGCTTGCTTCGAGTTTGAAAAAACCGTCTCCTTCTATAGCAAGGTCGAGCGGATTATCGGTCTTATCAAAAATACCTGGAGAATAATCGACATGAACTTTGTCGACCATCGGCTGTTCCCAGTCAGTTTTCTTTGGGATTACTTTCTGCTCGGCTTTAGAAAGTTCACGTGTGAACATGGTATCTTTCTTAAAACCGGCAGTGCCAACATTGGCAATGTTGTTTGCGATAATCTGCTGCTTGTTGACCCTCGGGATCATGCCCGAAGCTGAACGGTACATTCCTTTAATCATAGTATCCTCCATGGGACTATATTCAAGGCCTGTGCCAAGACTTCGAGCAGGTTTGTAAGCTATTCTTACATTGTTGGTTAGGTAAACCGGCCGGTCAGTGGCATCACTCTTGACCTCGAAATAATCGGAAAGGAATACTTAGCTGGCCGGAGAAATTTTCTGAAAACGGGATATGAAAAGAGATTTGGGAGATTTCAGGCAGTAAGATGCATAGCTATGAGTTCAAGACAAGTTTCCTCTTGCAAATATCGCCTTAATTTGTTACTTTCATAGAGACACTAAAACAGCAATGCCACAGCAAGTTAGATTATACTTTCAGAGTTCTGCCGTAAGACTGCCCGATTTTTTAACATCGATCCTTTCAAAGCACGCTTTTTGCTCAAGGAGAGCTTCAAGGAATAGACCATGACAAACCGCCAGCACCATTTTTCAGCCTTTACAATCTTGATCCTAACCTTTCTCCTCATATTGGGGACAAGTGATCAAATATTGTCCGCTGATCCGGGTATTCCGGATACACTTTCGATCGATTCGATTTCAACATATGTGGGCGGAAGCAGAGTTGTGCCGGTTCGGTTCTATAATGATCAACCATTGACAGCAATTGAGATGACTCTTCATGAGAACTCGCCGGATATACAGATCGATTCATTCTCCTTTACAGGAGGTCGTGTCGAGTCTGCCACTTTTCGATTATCAAAAGTCGACACTGTTACGGGCATCCTGAGGGTCACAGTTCTGCCCACAGTATCTCTAATTCCAGCTGGAAGCGGACTTCTGGGCAAAATCTACCTCTCATATCCTCCAACTATTTCGGGACAGTTTGTTACGTTTGATACTATACGGTTTGTTGATAATTTTCTCGTGCGAACAACCTCGTTCTCTGCCACCGGGGCAGTAGAATATAAACCGAAAGTCAAAAAGGGGTATTTGGACATCAACACGACTCCTGAGTCGTTGGATTCAGTTTGGATCACTCATGTCGAATCTGAGCAAGGAACTGAGACGGCTGTGGATGTTATGCTTTTCAACCAAAGAAATATTGCGAATGTCGCCTTTGCTCTAAAATTTGGCTCCGATGACCTTCAACTCGACAGCGTGTCATTCGATGGCGCGCGAACGGCAACCGCATTCCCAAAAACAGTTCAGCCTCGCGGCGCGGATAATTCGGTGCTTATCTATCTTGAGTTCGACGAAACAACCCCGTTACTGCCGGGTAGCGGACTTGCCGCACGGCTTCATTTGAGCATTTCACCATCCGCAACGCCCGGACCTGTATTAATTGATTCTCTCACCTATGCGCCGACCTGGAGTACATTTATTACCCTTTCGGCTGATGACGGGGGCGGAAGATTCACCCCGATGTTTTCAGGAGGAAGTGTGGAAGTGCGTGTATCCACAGGTATTGACGATGAAACCGATCAAACATTGCCGGGCAGCTACTCATTGTCTCAGAACTATCCAAATCCTTTTAATCCGACGACAACTATTGAATTTGCGCTGCCCGAAGCCTCGCAGGTTCAGATCGAAGTTTTCAATTTACTTGGAGAGTCTGTTCGAGAACTTGTGAATAAACAGTTTGGAGCCGGTGTCCACCACATCGAATTCGACAGCCGCAACAACGCCAGTCAATCGTTGGCCTCTGGAATGTATTTTTACCGTATAATCGCGGGCTCATTTAGTTCGAGCAAGAAGATGATTTTGTTGAAATAGGATTCGGAACGACGAGACTATTCTACTTTTCGTTTTCCCAGACGAAAAGTATTTATTCCGATCTCATCGGCTTCTTTCCGTTCATAGTCCTGAATTGTATCCTGATATTTTTTCTGTGCCCGCTCTTTGAGCTTTTCATGAACTTTCTTCTCTTTGACAGCAATCAACAGTTTCTCTCTTTTTTTATCGGCCTGTCGTTCCAATCCTCTTAACAGTTCAAAGCCTGCAAACTTTTCCCCTTTTAACTTGAGTAAGAAGCGCGAAGCGTTTAGTAGCTGACCGACGGGTAATTGACCAACCTGCAAAGTTCGCTGCTGATCTAAAGTCTCCTGCCTTTGACGTTCTACATCACCAAGCCGCTCTTGTTGTTTGTGTACATGGGTCACGGCCACTGCCAGTTCCAACTGGCGCTCTTTTTCGAGATGTTCTTTGAGTTTCAGAAGCGTCTCAAGGCGATACGAGAACTTTTTCATCTTGCGGGTCATGAAGCGATGATGCGGGACAATTCAGCGACGGCGTCAGAATGCTCGACCCGTTCATCGATACCTTGCCGGAAGAACTGATTGAGTGCATCAATTTTAGATACTGCCCTATCAATTCGAGGATTTGTTCCCTTTGCATAAGCGCCGATAGAAATCAAATCTTCGGATTCGCGGTAGGTGGCTGCGATTTCTCTGACCTGTGTGGCGAGTTGCTGTTCCTCCTTAGTCGACACGGCTGTCATGAGGCGGCTGATTGAATCCAGAAAGTCGACAGCCGGATACTGATTCATGGCGGCATATTTTCGAGAGAGCATTATATGACCGTCGAGAATCGACCGCACGGCGTCTGAGATCGGCTCATTGAAATCGTCGCCTTCGACCAGAACGGTGTAGAGTCCTGTTATCGAGCCGGTTTCGGCACTGCCAGCACGTTCGAGAATTGATGGAAGCAGGGCAAAAACTGAAGGTGTGTATCCCTTTGTCGCTGGCGGCTCGCCTACAGCAAGACCAATTTCCCGTTGGGCCATGGCGACACGAGTAATGGAATCAAGCAATAGCATCACATTCAGACCTTGGTCGCGAAAATACTCGGCAATAGTTGTTGCCACCATCGCCCCTTTTATTCTCACCAAGGCTGGTTCATCTGAGGAGACTGCTACTACAACCGAGCGTTTCAGTCCTTCAGGTCCGAGGTCACGTTCGATGAACTCTCGCACTTCCCTTCCGCGTTCTCCTATAAGGGCGATGACATTGACATCGGCTGAGGAACCCCTTGCAATCATTCCCAGCATGACGGATTTTCCGACACCGGATCCCGCAAATATCCCCATGCGCTGACCTTGACCGATAACTGTCATCGTGTCCACAACTTTTATCCCAGTTCTAATTGGCTGAGTGATTCTTCGGCGGCTCATAACGGGAATTGGCTGAGCATTAATCGGTCGAGTCTGCGCACAAGTAACAGCGCCTTTGTGGTCGATAGGCTGACCGAGCCCGCCCAATACACGGCCAAGCAATTCTTTGCCGACAGTTATGCGGAGTTGATCAGAGATTGAAGTTACAATCGCCCCGGGTGTGATTCCGTTAATCGTCCCATAGGGCATAAGCAGAATGCGGTCATCACGAAACCCAACAACTTCAGCGCTTATTTTTGTATCGTTCGTGCGGTTTTCGATGGTGCAGAGTCGCCCGATTGAAACTGCGGGGCCCGCGGCTTCGATCACCAAACCGACTACTTGGGTCACTTTGCCAAAATGGCGGACCGTGCTCACTCGATTAATTCTATCGGCGTACATGGAATAGGCAATGGAATTCATTGGTTACTCGCCCGCCAGTACCGTGGCCGTGATGACCTCGAATTGCGACTCAAGCCGGGCATCGATATCACCAGTTGGAGTTTCAATAAAGCACCCTCCGAATTTTACCCGGGGGTCGGCTTCGACTCGCAGGTCTTTGATAGTAGTCGAATCGCCAAGGAACCGGTCGATATGTTGTTCGACTATCGGTAGAAAATTGGGATTTACTTTAATGACGATTTTTGATTTGTCGATAAGGCTGTCTATAATTTTGGTAATCATCTGGACAGTGGCTTGCTGATCGATCTGGACAGCATCAAATGTCACTTTGCGACTAATCTGAAGGACCAATTCCAAAATCTTTGTTTTCGCATCTTCGAAATGCGCGGCGCGAAGAGAGACTGTGTCGTTAATGGCCTGATCGAAAGTGTGCATTACTTTCTGAGCTTCTTCGAGCCCCTTGGCAAGTCCCGCCTGATAGCCGCTTTCATATCCCGTCACACGGCTTTCTTCGCGTCTCGCGGCCACGACACTTTCAATTTTGACGACTTCCTGGATAGGTATGAGTTTCGCTCCATCGGGCGCGGTGATATACGACACGGCAGGAAAAAGGGCGCCCAGTGTCTTTTCGGCGCGAAGTTCAGTTTCTTTATCACGCTGTTGTTCTCCGATGAGGATGCTCGGTATAGAATTCGAGTAGCGTATAATCTTAGACAATGATTTCCTCTTTACCGCCGCGACCGGAGATAATGACCTGGCCTTCTTCTTCGAGACGCCGAACGGCCTCGACAATTCTCCCCTGCGCGGCTTCGACATCGGACAGCCGTGTCGGGCCCATAAACTCCATCTCCTCTTTAATCATGACGGATACGCGTTCGGAGACATTGGCGAAAAGTTTTGTTTTGACTTCCTCGCTGGTTGCTTTGAGGGCAATCGAAAGGTCTTTTGTTTCGACTTCTTTGAGTAGCCGCTGGATCGAACGGTCATCGAGAAGAATGAGGTCGTCAAAGACAAACATCATATTTTTCACTTCGGCGGCAAGTTCGGCATCTTCGGCTTCGAGTGACTGAAGAATATTTTTTTCGGCAGTCGAGTCAATGAGATTAAGAATCTCGGCAATGGCTTTGGCTCCACCTGAAACGGACAGCTCCCGTCCCGCCGATTGCCCAAACTGACCTTCGAGGGTGACTTCGATTTCTTTAAGAATCTCGGGGGATATCTTTTCCATTGTGGCAATGCGAAGCGCGACCTCGGCCTGCATTTCTGGCGCAAGCTCGGAGAGAACCGATGCAGCTTTCTGGGGTTTGAGCTGTGTAAGAATAAGAGAAATAGTCTGGGGATGCTCGCTCTGAAGAAAACCGCCCAATTGTTTGGGGTCGATGTCTTTCAAAAGGGAAAAGCCTCGAGTGGAGAAGGCTGACTCGAGCCTATTCATTATCTCGGTTGCCCGTTGCACCCCGACTGCTTTCTTGAGCAGTTCGGTTGCGAAATCGATGCCGCCTTCGGAAACATACTGCCGCGCCATGAATATTGTGTGACATTCATTCATGACCTGCTCTTCTACTTCAGGAGGGACCGAGCGGAGATTGGCAATTTCAAGCGTGATATTTTCAAGGTCTGTGTCTGTCAGTCCTTTCAATACAAGAGCTGAAACCTCCGGACCAAGCGAGACAAGCGCCACTGCGGCTTTTTGAGTTGGGGTCATTGTTTCGTATTCCAAAGCCATTTTATTCCGCCATCATCGTTCTGATAACTTTGGCTATCTCGTCGGGATGCTGTTTGGCTGCCGTCTGAAGATTGTCAGTCATGCGAGGGCGTCTGTGCTCCAAGGCGGCTTCGGCTGCGGCCTGTTGTTGTATTTGCATAGCGGCAACCGGCGCGGGTGGCGGCATAATTCTACCAAGCGCAGCGAAGAGATTTTTGGACTTTCGTTTTAGGTAGAGGAAGGCGAGCAACGCGAGAAGTATAAGCCCGACAACCTTGCCGATCTCCATATAATATTCCCGCTGGTACATTGAATCGAGCATTTGCTGGTCATTTTCAAGAGTTTGCCTATCGAAGGGTATGTTTACCATTTCGAGCTGGTCATTTCTCTGGGGATCAAAGCCGACTGCATTTTTGACAATCGACGAGAGCCTGTCGAGGTCTTCCTGTGAACGGGGCTGGTATGTGGGAGCGGTGTTTTCCTCAGCTCCTTCAGGCAGGCTGTACATACCATCGACCATCACTGCGATAGAGAGCCGCTCGATGCTTCCCACAGCGCTGACAATATGCTCGACGGTTTTGCTTATTTCATAATTTGTGACATTTGTTTCGGTTGAGCCTTGCTCGTTGCTTTCGCTCGTCTCGGGCGTCTTGTCAGTGACAGCATTAGAAGTCTTGGTGCGTTCTTCGCTACGTATAACCGGAGCGTTCGGATCAAATGTCTCTGAGGTTTTTTCAGCCTGCTGAAAATTGAGATCGGCGGTCACACGAACAATTGCCTTATCGAGCCCCAAAACGCCATCGAGCAAGGATTGGGCTTTCTCCTGAAGATATGTTTCCACTTTTCTGCGGGCATCAAGCTGGGTATCAGAAAGCCCAGCGACGGCGTCTGTCTCGCGTCCTCCGGATAGCAAATTACCTTCATAATCGACAATTGCGATATTATTCGGTTTGAGACCTTCGACCGATGCCGCAACAAGGTGAGTTATGCCATCGAGCTGAGAGGCGGACAGTCCGTCCCGGCGACGGAGTTTCAGCACAACTGAGGCGGTGGCTTCTTTTTTGTCCTCTTTGAAGAGTCTATCTTTGGGCATGACAATATGCACTCGTGCGGCCTGCACCTCACTCAACTGCATAATGGTGCGTGTCAGTTCACCTTCAAGAGCGCGCCGGAAATTGAGATTTTGCAGAAAATCGGTCATGCCGAGATTATTTTTATCAAAGAGAGAATAGCCGATTGTACCTTCGCGGGGAAGTCCCTGCGAAGCCAAAGATATCCGTGTGCTGTAAACGTCATCGGATGGGACTTCGATGCTCGAACCGTTGTCAGCGAGCTTATAAGGAATTTTATTATCGTTGAGATAAGCAACAACTTCACCGGCTTCGGCGGGTTCGAGATTCGAATAGAGCCGGGCGTAATTGACGCTGTTAATCCAGCCGACAAGCACGATCGTTCCGACTATAGCACCGGCAATGAGGCCGAATAACATCATAACCTGGCTGGCGGTCATGCGGCCGACAAAGCCTGATGCGTTTGAAAAGACTGATTTTACGTTATCCATTCCCGTTCCTATGTTGGTCTTCGTTCATGCCGTCCTTGGCCTGATACATCGACGTAATTCACCGATTACATCGGCATGTGTATTATTTCTGTGTATGCGTTCAATAATTTATTGCGTATCTCCAAAAGTAAATCCATTGTTAGTCCGGCTTCCTCGGCCTTGATCATCACCTGGTGCAACTCAACCGGTTCTCCGGCCATCATGGCTTTTTGGATATCGGCTGACTCGTGCTGAAGGTCATTCACCGAGTTGAGCATATTGGCAAAGAGATCAGAGAATTTGTCATCGCCGACAATTTCTGAAGGATTAGTAATTCCAATCTTTCCGCCAATCGGTTCAACGAGACCAGGCGCAAGTCGGACAATATTTGAAATAGGCTCTGGCATGTTCAGACCTTTACGTCAACAAGCCGCCCGATGGGCTGTTTGGAGTCAGCGGGCACGCTATCGGTTGATCCATTGGCATTTCCCAAACGAGCTTCGGGTTTGAATTTACTGAAGAGCATTTCAAGAGCCGCACGCTCGGCAACGCTCAGCATATTCGCATAGGAGCCGGCTGGGGCTTTATGCGCGATTTGGGATGCCTGGCCTTTGGCTTGGGGAGTCAAAACCTCCGTTTTACCTACGAAATTGGCAGCGCGTTGTTCTAATAAGACGGCGGTCTGTTGTTCTCGCTGGCGGACTGACTGGTAGCTTTGAATGCCGATTGGATTGATTTTCATAGTTTCACCTTATCCTTATCTAAATATCGAGAGTATCCATTATCATTTTTTTGGAGGCCGCAATAGCCGAGGTATTGGCCTCATAGGCGCGCGATGCGATCATCATGTCGACCATTTCAGTAATGATTTCGACATCGGGCATTTTGACATACCCTTCGGCGTCAGCATCGGGATGCGAGGGGTCATAGACCAATTTGAATGTGGATTCAGGGTCCTGCACTTCCTTCATGTCGGCGGTCGACAGATTCGAGGCTGTCCCAATTTTATAGGATTTGCCAAGTCGATGAGATTCGTTTGTGCGAAGCAGCTCGGTGTTTGCTTTTCTGAGTTCCGAGTCAAAGCCGCCGGAGAGTTTATCTTCACTGACTATTATCCGTTTGCGGCGATACGGTCCGCCTTCGGCCGTTTCAGTCGTCTCAGCATTTGCCATATTCTGCGCGACAACATCCATCTTTGCGCGCTGGACCGAAAGGCCTCGGGCTGAGATTTCGATTGAATTGAGTATTCCTGCCATGATAATATTCCCTACTTGCTGGTGATAGCCGTTCGGAGACCTTCAAATTTTCGCTGGAGCAATTTTGCTCCCACAGTAAAGAGGATTTCATTTTGGGTCATTTGTGTGATCTCGCGATCTATGTCCACCGAATTCATCTCACCATCGACGATGCCCTCGCGGTTTACCTTCGGAGGTTTACTTGGGTGATTGCCGATAGGAATATGATTTTGATGTGTGGTGACTCGAGTCAGCTGGGTTGTGGCCCCATTCGCTTTATTAAATTCATCGGTAAAGTTTATATCTTTGGCTTTGTAACCGGGAGTGGAGATATTGGAGAGATTGCCGCTGAGCAGTTTATGGCGGAAGGCGGCCATATCGAGATACTTCTTATATGAAGGCACTCCGATCTTGTCGAAGATGTACTGCGACAGTTTGATCGGCATTATTTCGTTCTCCTTGCAAAGTTCATCGTGGAGACCTAATGCAAGGAGAGTGCCAACTTTTCAGGACAGAATCTAACTTGTTGAGTGTGAATTGATTATATGAAGCCGGGGTGTCGCTGGCCGTTCTTGCAAGTGTGCGATTGTGGAAAGAAGTTCCGCACTCAATGGAAAAGAGTTACTGGCTGTCGCTTGAACCGTAGAGTTGCGACGACGGCTCTTTGAGGGTGAGTTCCATGGTGAGGATAACGATATCGACGCGGCGGTTTGTGGCTCGGTTTTCGATTGAATTATTTGGAACCAGCGGACGGTATTCGCCGTAACCGAGCGCGGAGATGCGGCTGGGGGCTAAGGCATGGTCATTTGTGTAATATCTGACGACTTCGGTAGCGCGAGCCGATGAAAGCTCCCAGTTGGAGGGATATAGCGAAGTGGCGATTGGCCGATCATCGGTATGTCCTTCGATTCGTACATGGTTTGGCAGTGGTTTGATTTCGCGGGAAATCAGATCAAGTATCTCCAAGGCCTTCGGCTCTAAAGTGGCGGAACCATCTTTGAACAATGCTGATTCGAGAATGTGAATCACAAGACCGCGCTCGGTTATTTCAGATTGTATCTCGTCTTCGCGCTGGAGCTTTTTGAATCTTTCCTGTACTCTATTCTTTATTGTCTTCAAACTTCCGGCGCGCAGTAGACTTTGGTTCACTTTAGGGGCATCAAGCTCTTTAGCCTCACTGGGAACGACACTCTCCCCGCCTTTGAGAACGCCGTTGAGCGCCTCGGCAATTTTACCGAACTTTTTGGCATCGACCTGAGACATGGAATACATGACGACAAAAAAGGCGAGTAACAATGTTATGAGATCGGCATAAGTCAGGAGCCAGCGTTCGTGGTTCTCCTCATT
The Candidatus Zixiibacteriota bacterium genome window above contains:
- the fliJ gene encoding flagellar export protein FliJ, with amino-acid sequence MKKFSYRLETLLKLKEHLEKERQLELAVAVTHVHKQQERLGDVERQRQETLDQQRTLQVGQLPVGQLLNASRFLLKLKGEKFAGFELLRGLERQADKKREKLLIAVKEKKVHEKLKERAQKKYQDTIQDYERKEADEIGINTFRLGKRKVE
- a CDS encoding flagellar basal body P-ring protein FlgI; translation: MITSLYTKLVCPFGLVLVLLFMQAFFSPADASMVRIKDICDFQDKQEVDILGYGLVIGLDGTGDGNGTQFTTRSLVNMMQRMGVTVDASKIKVKNIAAVMVTARVSSQQTAGSYFDITVSSIGDASSLQGGTLLLTPLSGADGNSYATAQGPVSIGGFNVQVDEGNKIVNNYTLVGRVPGGGKVTIPVPVAAGSGKEIYLSLRSADQTTSNRIAERINIKYGTTAYALDASTIKLVVPDSLADPTSKPRFISDISRMQVTPDNSAKIVINERTGTIVAGQFVTIDPVAIAHGTITVSIQSRPIISQPDAFSQGQTVVTREPTIAVDQEMARVVELKESVYLSDVAAALNKIGATPRDIVAIFQALKQAGALRAELVII
- a CDS encoding flagellar basal body L-ring protein FlgH codes for the protein MSFRRLLIILALLLLLPFSLKLRSQDFGKSQSLFTDIKAHRVGDILTVLIVEQNRASNQVETKSEKSSSSSISGGPGIGPLDFIPLFGADLKADNKHDGKGENLRTGNIRARMSVTVSAVKNNGDLVIEGTRVMGISSDKETLTLSGIVRPEDISAENTVESYFIADAEIHYDGKGATNTGSRAGFFVRLANWLF
- the flgG gene encoding flagellar basal-body rod protein FlgG — encoded protein: MIKAMRTAASGMSAQQMNVDNIANNLANVNTTGFKKSKIEFQDILYQNFRRAGSATAVGSQAPAGLAIGYGTKPSATTRQFTTGDLQLTGNPLDISIEGDGFFQVRQPDGSTAYTRDGAFKMSADGRVVTSDGYYLLPEISLPEDALSVSIGRDGTVEVQQFGQDETTQVGSIELARFINPAGLTSIGRNLMTQTGASGAPVTNTPGQGGIGEVNQGYLEISNVSVVDEMVNMIIAQRAYEMNSKAIQTADDMSSIANNLKR
- a CDS encoding T9SS type A sorting domain-containing protein, producing the protein MTNRQHHFSAFTILILTFLLILGTSDQILSADPGIPDTLSIDSISTYVGGSRVVPVRFYNDQPLTAIEMTLHENSPDIQIDSFSFTGGRVESATFRLSKVDTVTGILRVTVLPTVSLIPAGSGLLGKIYLSYPPTISGQFVTFDTIRFVDNFLVRTTSFSATGAVEYKPKVKKGYLDINTTPESLDSVWITHVESEQGTETAVDVMLFNQRNIANVAFALKFGSDDLQLDSVSFDGARTATAFPKTVQPRGADNSVLIYLEFDETTPLLPGSGLAARLHLSISPSATPGPVLIDSLTYAPTWSTFITLSADDGGGRFTPMFSGGSVEVRVSTGIDDETDQTLPGSYSLSQNYPNPFNPTTTIEFALPEASQVQIEVFNLLGESVRELVNKQFGAGVHHIEFDSRNNASQSLASGMYFYRIIAGSFSSSKKMILLK
- the flgA gene encoding flagellar basal body P-ring formation chaperone FlgA, whose product is MKTRTYIGCIGLALLMLQPGFAMPVEDAIKARIMDYYQLDPISYEIEILTNSLNEGEVIPEALTIRPMSQKEPLGLLSIKAVLSEAGGKIKQAQIQIRIRRYAKALVATGHIRQNDILDSSAYELKRVETTTLQENALTNGNVFIGMRSKRNLNRGQILTAEAFETIPTAKTGDAVTIVFENAGFSVSTEGKLLQSGLKGDLVKVRNTSSGKIVIAKIVDSHSVVVTP
- a CDS encoding FliI/YscN family ATPase → MNSIAYSMYADRINRVSTVRHFGKVTQVVGLVIEAAGPAVSIGRLCTIENRTNDTKISAEVVGFRDDRILLMPYGTINGITPGAIVTSISDQLRITVGKELLGRVLGGLGQPIDHKGAVTCAQTRPINAQPIPVMSRRRITQPIRTGIKVVDTMTVIGQGQRMGIFAGSGVGKSVMLGMIARGSSADVNVIALIGERGREVREFIERDLGPEGLKRSVVVAVSSDEPALVRIKGAMVATTIAEYFRDQGLNVMLLLDSITRVAMAQREIGLAVGEPPATKGYTPSVFALLPSILERAGSAETGSITGLYTVLVEGDDFNEPISDAVRSILDGHIMLSRKYAAMNQYPAVDFLDSISRLMTAVSTKEEQQLATQVREIAATYRESEDLISIGAYAKGTNPRIDRAVSKIDALNQFFRQGIDERVEHSDAVAELSRIIAS
- a CDS encoding flagellar hook-basal body protein; its protein translation is MIKGMYRSASGMIPRVNKQQIIANNIANVGTAGFKKDTMFTRELSKAEQKVIPKKTDWEQPMVDKVHVDYSPGIFDKTDNPLDLAIEGDGFFKLEASDGSVALTRSGTFQVDSAGFLAYPGGFRLSSESGPIQVGDGKVVISQTGEIEVDGSSVSRIVPVSVTDHDKLERLGGALFGVPKGVEVTPVTNTVIQQGYLETANVDVVREMVDMIITYRTYEANAKALQQQDASLDHLFQKVAR